The Oryza sativa Japonica Group chromosome 11, ASM3414082v1 DNA window CTCTTCACCTTCTCCACCGTCCAGCTTCCATCCGACAAACTGGCCGGTATCTCATCATCATCCACAATCACCACCGATTCCGGAAGAGGCGAACCCATGATCTTCTCATCATGAACTGCACTGCATTCTTCTTCAGATTTATCACCTTCAACGACGACTTGCTCCACCACAACCTGTACAGCCGGTGGAACCATCTCCTCATGAACAATCACCACATGATCATTTGATCCCTCTGATGCTGCCATGATCATCGTGTCCGGTGGTTCATGGAATTGGACATGGTGTGACGCCAGCAACGGTAGCCTCTTCTCGTCTTCAACGTCATCGACAACAGGAAGCTTCTTGTAGAACGTCTCGCAATCGATGTGGTAGAGGCTCTCCGTGCGCACCTCCTGCGCCAGCGCACACGGCCAGCAGAAGAGCCACCGGGCGTAGTCCGTCACCGACGGCGAGCCGCAGCACGCCGTGCTCGCCGGAAGCCCGAAGCGTTCTCTCATCTGGATCCTCCAGTAGCCGCCGTAGAGCAGGCCGCACACGCAGAGCAGggccccggcgccgccgaccaTGTCGCCGATGACCACGTCGTGGATGTGGAGCGCCGACACGCCCATCACCCACAGCGGCGCGAAGCACAGAAGCACGAACGTGGCGGTGTGCACGAACATGCTGCCGAATCCGAGCCGCTCCATGTTCCACCCGAAGGCGCAGAAGGTGCACGACAGGGAGAGCCAccacgccgtcgcgtcgccgccgcagtcgAACATGCCGCCGGCCCACTCCGGCTCGACCACGGCGTGTCCCGTGCATTTGTGTTGGCTCACCGAGTCGAAGGCGTTGGGGCACGCGAGCTCGCCGTAGTTGTCTTTTCCGAGCGGGCTGCACACGGTGtacacg harbors:
- the LOC4349573 gene encoding uncharacterized protein — protein: MLLACDCDDDAQTAENGNAPMLSNYRAQPAPPLAEPLLLDKPQRAHWLRQLKPWRRNAADDHLSAGIAINWSSVRSATKDWITNPMNIAMLLWLLCVAVSGAMLVLLLLGLLDGAFPTPAARNHWIEINNQVLNALFTLMSLYQHPVLCHHLFLLCRWRPADAADLRAAYFKDGAGPRHGERAHMAVVVALLHLTVACQYVLCGLYWGYTKKTRPELVENGFFVLGVVAPVVAVVYTVCSPLGKDNYGELACPNAFDSVSQHKCTGHAVVEPEWAGGMFDCGGDATAWWLSLSCTFCAFGWNMERLGFGSMFVHTATFVLLCFAPLWVMGVSALHIHDVVIGDMVGGAGALLCVCGLLYGGYWRIQMRERFGLPASTACCGSPSVTDYARWLFCWPCALAQEVRTESLYHIDCETFYKKLPVVDDVEDEKRLPLLASHHVQFHEPPDTMIMAASEGSNDHVVIVHEEMVPPAVQVVVEQVVVEGDKSEEECSAVHDEKIMGSPLPESVVIVDDDEIPASLSDGSWTVEKVKRLINVVTLVSLLILLYTRGFIR